The following proteins are co-located in the Echinicola sp. 20G genome:
- a CDS encoding DUF2721 domain-containing protein: protein MELELSTPALLFSAITLLMLAYTNRFLAMASLIRGLNERYRENPEEVLLLEQLKNLRKRVHMIKNMQIFGVVSFLLCVICMFLIYQEFKMAANVIFMLSMISLLISLFISLMEINLSTKALNIELGDMEESFKQSKGPFKFMFKDSKDPSIKS from the coding sequence ATGGAACTCGAGTTATCAACCCCAGCTTTATTGTTTTCTGCGATTACCCTATTGATGCTGGCCTATACCAATAGGTTTTTGGCAATGGCCAGTTTGATCAGAGGCTTGAACGAAAGGTATCGGGAAAATCCAGAAGAAGTATTATTATTAGAACAGTTGAAGAACTTGAGAAAGCGGGTACATATGATCAAAAACATGCAGATTTTTGGTGTGGTGAGCTTCTTGCTTTGCGTGATTTGTATGTTTTTGATTTATCAGGAATTTAAGATGGCAGCCAATGTTATTTTTATGCTGAGTATGATTTCCCTTTTGATTTCTTTGTTTATCTCCTTAATGGAAATAAATCTTTCCACCAAAGCGCTGAATATTGAGTTAGGGGATATGGAAGAGAGTTTCAAGCAATCAAAAGGGCCTTTTAAGTTTATGTTTAAAGATTCAAAAGATCCATCTATTAAGTCATAA
- a CDS encoding anti-sigma factor domain-containing protein has translation MDIQSYIASGKLELFVLGELSEREREEVLQLSKQYPEIRKELDEIEEAMFAFDNSSGVSPSGEVKEKIFDSLSAELDSPEGTLETTSIASTKEVALQPWKSFAVAASLVAVLAIGAAVYFAAKFYDVEERFTALLQERNILVEELDVNQANFEHVDRQLETLLTGNYQRVPMKGESFEIQKDARVDVFWDKDTEKVFISVNQLADLGGDKDYQLWAIGDDGPVGIGIVKPGEKLTLQQMELASSAGAFAITIEPKGGSQSPTLENLVVIGEVV, from the coding sequence GTGGATATTCAGTCTTACATAGCGTCAGGTAAGTTGGAGCTTTTCGTGCTGGGAGAACTCAGTGAAAGGGAGCGGGAAGAAGTCCTGCAGCTCTCCAAGCAATATCCTGAAATCAGGAAGGAGCTTGATGAGATTGAAGAGGCGATGTTTGCCTTTGATAACAGCAGTGGAGTGTCTCCCTCAGGCGAGGTGAAAGAGAAGATTTTCGATTCACTTTCTGCCGAACTGGATTCGCCAGAAGGTACTCTCGAAACAACTTCAATAGCTTCAACAAAAGAGGTTGCCTTACAGCCTTGGAAAAGTTTTGCTGTAGCAGCATCGCTTGTTGCGGTGCTAGCAATAGGTGCAGCGGTATATTTCGCGGCAAAATTCTATGATGTGGAAGAGAGGTTCACGGCTTTATTACAAGAAAGAAATATACTAGTGGAAGAGCTGGACGTTAATCAGGCTAATTTTGAGCATGTAGACAGGCAATTAGAAACATTATTGACTGGCAACTATCAGCGTGTTCCGATGAAAGGAGAATCTTTTGAAATTCAGAAGGATGCTCGCGTAGATGTTTTCTGGGATAAGGATACAGAAAAGGTGTTTATTTCAGTTAACCAGTTAGCAGATTTGGGTGGAGACAAGGATTATCAATTGTGGGCTATCGGTGATGACGGACCAGTAGGGATTGGTATAGTGAAGCCGGGAGAGAAGTTGACTTTACAGCAGATGGAGTTGGCGTCTAGTGCAGGTGCTTTTGCCATCACGATTGAGCCAAAAGGAGGCAGTCAGTCTCCAACCCTAGAAAACCTGGTAGTTATTGGAGAGGTAGTTTAA
- a CDS encoding RNA polymerase sigma factor has product MQEEQLISGLRAKDKQTVDYLYEKYSRALFAVISRVIKDRDIAEEVFHDAFVKIIRKIDSYDESKGRLYTWMANVCRNAAIDKTRSKEFSKSSKTNTIDNYVYGLEGRSGTVEAVDGIGVKELITTLNEEQRFVVECIYFKGYTHSEISEEYEIPLGTVKSRIRAAIGVLKKNINKI; this is encoded by the coding sequence TTGCAAGAAGAACAACTCATATCAGGGCTGCGTGCCAAGGATAAGCAAACCGTAGACTATTTGTATGAAAAATACAGTAGGGCCTTGTTTGCTGTTATCTCCAGGGTGATCAAAGACCGAGATATCGCAGAGGAAGTCTTTCATGATGCTTTTGTTAAAATCATTCGTAAAATAGACAGTTACGATGAGTCAAAGGGCAGGCTTTATACTTGGATGGCCAATGTCTGTAGAAATGCTGCCATAGATAAAACCCGATCTAAGGAATTCTCAAAAAGTAGTAAGACCAATACGATTGATAACTACGTATATGGTTTGGAAGGAAGGTCCGGAACTGTGGAAGCAGTTGATGGGATCGGTGTAAAGGAACTCATTACTACGTTGAATGAGGAGCAAAGATTTGTGGTTGAATGTATTTATTTTAAAGGCTACACCCATTCTGAAATTTCTGAAGAGTATGAAATTCCACTGGGAACGGTGAAATCCAGGATTCGTGCGGCCATAGGGGTGTTAAAAAAGAATATTAATAAAATTTAG
- the lpdA gene encoding dihydrolipoyl dehydrogenase, translating into MSSTKFDVIVVGSGPGGYVAAIRASQLGLKTAVVEAAELGGICLNWGCIPTKALLKSAQVFEYINHASDYGISVKEAEADFGGMVKRSRGVANGMSKGIQFLFKKNKIEQLLGWGKVKPGKKVEVEDKDGNKTTYSADHIIIATGARSRELPAIKIDDKKIIGYRKAMTLEKQPKKMVVVGSGAIGVEFAYFYAAIGTEVTIVEFMDRIVPNEDVEVSKSLEKLYKKAGMNIMTSTEVTAVDTKGEGCKVTVKSKKGEETLECDVVLSAVGVVANVENCGLEDVGIVVDRGRVKVDEFYKTNMPGYYAIGDVIPGPALAHVASAEGIICVEKIAGHNPEPLDYNNIPGCTYCSPEIASVGYTEEKAKEAGYEVKVGKFPFSASGKASAAGAKDGFVKLIFDAKYGELLGGHMIGSNVTEMIAEIVAIRKLETTGHELIKTVHPHPTMSEAIMEAAAAAYDEVIHL; encoded by the coding sequence ATGTCTTCAACAAAATTTGATGTTATTGTAGTAGGTAGTGGTCCAGGTGGATATGTAGCGGCAATTCGCGCATCTCAGCTAGGCCTTAAAACTGCTGTTGTAGAAGCTGCCGAGTTGGGTGGTATTTGTTTGAACTGGGGATGTATCCCTACTAAAGCCTTGTTGAAAAGTGCGCAGGTTTTTGAATACATCAATCATGCAAGTGATTACGGTATTTCAGTGAAGGAAGCAGAAGCGGACTTTGGTGGAATGGTGAAGAGAAGCAGGGGAGTAGCTAACGGCATGAGCAAAGGAATCCAGTTTTTGTTCAAAAAGAACAAGATCGAGCAGTTGTTGGGCTGGGGCAAAGTGAAGCCAGGCAAAAAAGTGGAAGTTGAAGATAAAGACGGAAATAAAACAACGTATAGCGCAGATCATATCATCATTGCGACAGGAGCCAGATCAAGAGAGCTTCCTGCCATTAAGATTGATGATAAGAAGATCATAGGTTACCGTAAGGCCATGACATTGGAAAAGCAGCCAAAGAAAATGGTTGTAGTAGGTTCTGGTGCCATTGGAGTTGAATTTGCCTATTTCTATGCAGCGATTGGTACTGAAGTTACCATTGTGGAATTTATGGATAGAATCGTTCCTAATGAAGATGTTGAAGTGTCCAAATCATTGGAGAAGTTATACAAAAAGGCTGGAATGAATATCATGACCAGCACAGAGGTAACAGCTGTTGATACTAAAGGAGAAGGATGTAAAGTCACGGTGAAGAGCAAAAAAGGAGAAGAGACCCTTGAGTGTGATGTCGTACTTTCCGCCGTGGGAGTAGTTGCCAATGTAGAAAATTGTGGTTTGGAAGATGTTGGAATTGTGGTGGATAGAGGTCGCGTAAAAGTGGATGAATTCTACAAGACCAATATGCCGGGTTATTATGCCATTGGTGATGTAATCCCAGGACCAGCTTTGGCGCACGTTGCTTCTGCAGAAGGAATCATTTGTGTGGAAAAGATTGCAGGGCATAACCCTGAGCCTTTAGATTATAACAATATCCCTGGCTGTACTTACTGTTCTCCTGAGATTGCTTCCGTAGGATATACCGAGGAAAAAGCCAAAGAAGCGGGATATGAAGTTAAAGTGGGTAAGTTCCCATTCTCTGCTTCTGGAAAGGCTTCTGCTGCTGGGGCTAAAGATGGATTTGTGAAATTGATCTTTGATGCCAAATATGGTGAGTTATTGGGTGGACACATGATTGGATCAAATGTTACAGAAATGATTGCAGAGATTGTTGCGATTCGTAAACTGGAAACCACTGGTCATGAGTTAATTAAGACGGTTCATCCTCACCCAACCATGTCTGAAGCCATTATGGAGGCAGCAGCAGCGGCATATGATGAGGTGATTCACTTGTAA
- the fabG gene encoding 3-oxoacyl-[acyl-carrier-protein] reductase, with protein sequence MGLLTGKTALITGASKGIGRAIAIKYAQEGANVAFTFLSSVEKGQALEKELAEFGIKAKGYRSDASNFSAAEELVSDVVKEFGSLDILVNNAGITRDNLLMRMTEEAWDEVININLKSCFNTVKAANRTMMKQKSGSIINITSVVGIKGNAGQANYAASKAGIIGFTKSVALELGSRGIRSNAVAPGFIETEMTEVLDEKTVQGWRDAIPMKRGGKPEEVADACVFLGSDMSSYISGQVIQVNGAMLT encoded by the coding sequence ATGGGATTACTTACAGGAAAGACAGCCCTGATCACAGGTGCTTCTAAAGGAATAGGTAGAGCAATTGCTATTAAATACGCCCAAGAAGGCGCTAACGTCGCTTTTACTTTTTTATCAAGTGTTGAAAAAGGCCAAGCTTTGGAAAAAGAATTGGCAGAATTTGGTATCAAAGCCAAAGGTTACCGTTCTGATGCTTCTAACTTTAGCGCAGCAGAAGAATTGGTCAGTGATGTAGTAAAGGAGTTTGGTTCCTTGGATATTTTGGTAAACAATGCAGGGATTACCCGCGATAACTTGCTTATGAGAATGACCGAAGAAGCTTGGGATGAGGTCATAAATATCAACTTGAAATCTTGCTTCAACACAGTGAAAGCTGCCAACAGAACCATGATGAAGCAAAAATCCGGAAGTATCATCAACATCACTTCTGTAGTAGGCATCAAAGGCAACGCAGGTCAGGCCAACTATGCAGCCTCAAAAGCTGGCATCATTGGTTTCACTAAATCAGTAGCCTTGGAATTAGGCTCAAGGGGTATTCGCAGCAACGCCGTTGCTCCTGGATTTATCGAAACAGAAATGACAGAAGTGTTGGACGAAAAAACAGTGCAGGGCTGGAGAGATGCTATCCCAATGAAGCGAGGTGGCAAGCCTGAAGAAGTGGCCGATGCCTGTGTATTCCTAGGGTCTGATATGAGTTCTTATATTTCAGGACAAGTTATTCAGGTTAACGGAGCTATGTTAACTTAA
- a CDS encoding SPFH domain-containing protein: MEKIIKPISGYVMVLIQIMIVAITIVLIGSGQFILGIISGIIFLIMLVGFFIVEPNKAVVLLLFGAYKGSVKSNGFFWVNPFMVKQKISLRVRNFENQPLKVNDKIGNPVMVGTIVVWKVEDTFKASFEVNDYENFVHLQADAAVRKMAGLYPYDNFEAEDAEVTLRSGVEDVNQSLEDEISERLQHAGIKVIEARISHLAYASEIASAMLQRQQASAIVAARRKIVDGAVGMVEMALDDLKVKEIIEFDDEKRATMVSNLMVVLCSDKSASPVLNVGTLHQ, encoded by the coding sequence ATGGAAAAAATAATTAAACCTATTTCTGGTTATGTAATGGTTCTTATACAAATAATGATTGTAGCCATTACCATTGTGCTTATTGGTTCAGGTCAATTTATTCTCGGTATTATTAGTGGGATAATTTTTCTGATTATGTTAGTAGGCTTTTTTATTGTTGAACCCAATAAAGCTGTAGTACTGCTTCTATTTGGTGCCTATAAAGGTTCAGTAAAGTCCAATGGGTTCTTTTGGGTGAATCCATTTATGGTGAAGCAAAAGATATCTTTAAGGGTACGTAACTTTGAAAACCAACCCTTAAAGGTGAATGATAAAATTGGTAATCCTGTCATGGTCGGAACCATTGTGGTCTGGAAAGTAGAGGACACTTTCAAAGCTTCTTTTGAGGTAAATGATTATGAAAACTTCGTCCATCTCCAAGCGGATGCTGCAGTAAGAAAAATGGCAGGTCTCTATCCTTACGACAATTTTGAAGCGGAAGATGCTGAAGTCACCTTGCGTTCGGGCGTAGAAGATGTAAACCAATCCTTGGAAGACGAGATCAGTGAACGATTACAACATGCCGGCATTAAGGTAATCGAAGCCCGAATCAGTCACTTGGCTTATGCTTCTGAAATTGCCAGTGCCATGTTACAAAGACAGCAAGCTTCAGCCATCGTTGCGGCCAGAAGAAAAATTGTAGATGGAGCAGTTGGAATGGTAGAAATGGCCCTTGACGATCTAAAAGTAAAAGAGATAATTGAGTTTGATGATGAAAAACGTGCCACTATGGTCAGTAATTTGATGGTGGTTTTATGTTCGGACAAGAGTGCAAGCCCGGTATTGAATGTAGGCACCTTGCATCAATAA
- a CDS encoding Arc family DNA binding domain-containing protein, which yields MPSKKAFALRIDEKLMKAVEKWAADEFRSTNGQLEWMIHDALKKAGRLPKPGNTKKEAE from the coding sequence ATGCCAAGTAAAAAGGCTTTTGCCCTCAGAATAGATGAAAAACTGATGAAAGCTGTGGAGAAATGGGCGGCTGACGAATTCAGAAGTACCAACGGACAGTTGGAGTGGATGATCCATGATGCCTTAAAAAAAGCGGGCAGGTTACCCAAACCTGGTAATACAAAAAAAGAGGCCGAATAG